From a single Daphnia pulex isolate KAP4 chromosome 2, ASM2113471v1 genomic region:
- the LOC124188473 gene encoding uncharacterized protein LOC124188473 isoform X2, with protein MATRMLLIICLLYVGLTGAEDIDFGDPNTCTLQNKECQVDLKVDCQSELSGFIQTPNFPTNMNNAQSGKYRLTISSCENSQITLILTDEDFFLGPDTNTFSVGNGLVIGANNIPPELRGSSDGGNELPNGDPTYEYESASNELWMEANLMAYRSNFKIQYNITVLTSNIHNYNETSGNMTSPGYGISYPSQTTEDIHVIDVTDVAGEYVDLLLTVNVLDIAGINGDYITLGPGSEPSVDKSAVVLSWRVTKGVQFLIDGPKAHLVFNVLRPADAEQVSAKGFFISYQVIEKNLTTAAPMTTPMPTSPTPLPFDPDILLTDVVYHTYVGAEASSQLAEILQMYAESSGMLEKGEIVPNLTAVGTVQIVQVENCYHGWNVDMDICGLTHVIVRAFYQKTGETDVTYAFPTEEVKKAVREYGYIHEVVLPEDLANLYWIFVGVVLILIILILIGLLIVWRQKMRRDAKKRRKYHEIKNDNHSVGADSDISITGVGKSSRFEMNSGVDNPNFVIDEQENGRPVMVYDPEKGTFYSRNSHRPTYQVRNVDQGPARSAAVLNVSPITSGFQRQNGSNRDQIANEGNDMSSIMPPLPTVPKRGILKTKSSSSPTNREFPNISSIPMEEMEDVVFDNDTFKNMQQRRYSPASSSSDTITSSSRIGSHVLYGITLTDFDSEEEIETNF; from the exons ATGGCGACGAGGATGTTGTTAATAATATGCCTGCTTTATG TGGGATTGACTGGAGCAGAAGATATTGATTTTGGTGACCCGAACACTTGTACTCTTCAAAATAAGGAATGTCAAGTAGACTTGAAGGTAGATTGTCAGAGTGAACTGTCTGGATTTATACAGACTCCCAATTTTCCAACCAATATGAATAATGCCCAATCCGGAAAG TACCGACTAACAATTTCATCGTGTGAAAATTCACAAATTACCTTGATCCTGACGGACGAGGATTTTTTTCTGGGACCAGATACTAACACATTTTCGGTCGGTAACGGTCTTGTAATTGGTGCTAACAATATCCCACCGGAGCTGAGGG GTTCTAGTGACGGTGGAAACGAGCTACCAAATGGTGATCCGACCTATGAGTATGAAAGTGCCTCCAATGAACTGTGGATGGAGGCCAACCTGATGGCATATCGGTCAAACTTCAAAATCCAATACAACATTACAGTCTTGA CTTCAAATATCCACAATTATAACGAAACGTCAGGAAATATGACTTCTCCCGGTTATGGAATATCTTACCCATCTCAAACAACAGAAGATATACATGTGATTGATGTCACAGATGTGGCAGGGGAATATGTGGACCTGTTACTCACAGTTAATGTACTGGACATTGCAGGCATCAACGGGGACTACATCACACTTGGACCTG GGTCGGAACCTTCGGTTGATAAGAGCGCAGTTGTCCTCTCGTGGCGTGTTACCAAAGGAgttcaatttttgattgatggaCCTAAAGCtcatttagtttttaatgttttacgACCCGCCGACGCTGAACAGGTTTCCGcaaaaggatttttcatcTCCTACCAAGTGATTG aaaagaatttgacaACAGCAGCGCCCATGACCACACCTATGCCTACAAGCCCCACGCCTTTGCCATTTGATCCAGATATCCTTTTAACTGATGTCGTCTACCACACATATGTGGGCGCCGAAGCATCTTCACAGCTGGCAGAAATTTTGCAGATGTATGCCGAGTCATCTGGAATGCTGGAAAAAGGCGAAATAGTTCCTAATTTAAC TGCTGTCGGTACTGTCCAAATAGTTCAAGTTGAGAACTGTTATCATGGATGGAATGTCGATATGGACATCTGCGGTCTGACGCATGTGATTGTCCGCGCGTTTTACCAAAAAACAGGAGAGACTGATGTCACTTACGCCTTTCCGAccgaagaagtaaaaaaagctGTAAGGGAGTATGGCTACATTCACGAAGTCGTCCTGCCAGAAGACTTGGCCAACTTGTACTGGATCTTTGTTGGTGTCGTCCTcattctaattattttaatcctCATTGGGTTATTAATTGTCTGGCGGCAAAAAATGCGTCGTGACGCTAAAAa GCGAAGAAAGtatcacgaaataaaaaatgataatcatTCCGTAGGTGCCGACAGTGACATTTCTATCACAGGCGTTGGCAAATCAAGTCGCTTCGAAATGAATTCTGGTGTTGATAATCCAAATTTCGTTATTGAC GAACAAGAAAATGGTCGCCCCGTAATGGTTTACGATCCGGAGAAAGGAACATTTTATTCGCGAAACAGTCACAGACCTACTTATCAAGTAAGAAATGTGGATCAGGGACCAGCTCGATCAGCGGCTGTACTGAATGTTTCACCCATCACCAGCGGTTTCCAACGGCAGAATGGAAGCAATAGAGATCAAATAGCGAATGAGGGAAACGATATGTCATCTATCATGCCACCACTTCCCACCGTACCTAAACGTGGAATCTTGAAGACTAAATCTAGCAGCAGTCCGACCAACCGCGAGTTTCCCAACATTTCTTCTATTCCAATGGAAGAGATGGAAGATGTTGTATTCGACAACGATACCTTTAAAAACATGCAACAACGTCGATACTCTCCTGCGTCTTCATCGTCGGATACGATAACATCTTCATCAAG GATTGGATCACATGTTTTGTACGGTATCACATTGACGGATTTTgattcagaagaagaaattgaaactaatttttaa
- the LOC124188474 gene encoding E3 ubiquitin-protein ligase Siah1-like isoform X1, whose translation MPKNNSKFYTELIRTFPTSCSDSNLSRMSFLKQEGSKSRSSISSISSSTSTLGSGSVSGSTVASSADLASFFECPVCFEYVLPPILQCPSGHLVCSNCRPKLTCCPTCRGPLGNIRNLAMEKVASTVSFPCKFSTSGCQFTMLHTAKGDHEETCEYRPYSCPCPGASCKWQGALEQVMPHLLNQHRSITTLQGEDIVFLATDIALPGAVDWVMMQSCFGHHFMLVLEKQEKYDGLQQFFAIVQLIGTRKQADNFAYRLELSGHRRRLTWEATPRSIHEGVSSAILNSDCLVFDTSIAQLFAENGNLGINVTISMC comes from the exons ATGCCTAAAAACAACAGTAAATTCTATACTGAATTAATAAGAACGTTTCCAACATCCTGCAGTGATTCTAATCTCAG CAGGATGAGTTTTCTCAAGCAAGAAGGTTCCAAAAGTCGTTCAAGTATTTCAAGTATTTCTTCATCCACATCCACACTTGGCTCTGGATCAGTCTCTGGTTCTACAGTAGCTTCCTCAGCAGACTTGGCTAGCTTCTTTGAATGCCCAGTTTGTTTCGAGTATGTTCTTCCACCAATCCTACAATGCCCAAGTGGTCATCTG GTCTGTTCCAACTGTAGACCAAAACTCACCTGCTGCCCAACCTGCAGAGGACCCTTAG GCAATATAAGAAATTTAGCTATGGAAAAAGTGGCTTCCacagtttcttttccttgcAAATTTTCTACTTCTGGATGCCAGTTTACAATGTTGCACACAGCTAAAGGAGATCATGAAGAGACTTGTGAATATCGACCTTATTCTTGTCCGTGTCCGGGGGCGTCCTGTAAATGGCAAGGAGCTTTAGAGCAAGTAATGCCCCATTTGCTCAATCAACATCGATCTATCACGACTCTCCAAG gagaagatattgtttttttagcaACAGATATCGCACTCCCCGGCGCCGTCGACTGGGTTATGATGCAATCTTGTTTTGGTCACCATTTTATGCTAGTGCTggaaaagcaagaaaaataTGACGGGTTGCAACAATTTTTTGCTATCGTCCAATTGATTGGCACAAGAAAGCAGGCCGATAACTTTGCCTACAG ATTGGAATTGAGCGGTCACCGTCGACGGTTAACGTGGGAAGCGACGCCACGATCCATTCACGAAGGCGTATCTTCCGCCATTCTAAACTCGGACTGCCTCGTTTTTGACACCTCTATCGCCCAGTTGTTTGCTGAAAACGGCAATTTGGGTATCAATGTTACCATTTCTATGTGTTAA
- the LOC124188472 gene encoding exportin-2-like — protein MEINDANLSELLGHLQKTLSPDGVTRKSAEKCLESIEGKQNYPLLLLNLVDKDGVDMTLRTAGAVTFKNYIKRNWKVEEDAVDKIHHSDRETVKQFIINLMLKAPESIQRQLSDAVSIIGREDFPAKWPNLIQEMVDKFGTGDFHVINGVLHTAHSIFKRYRYEFKSQELWTEIKLVLDNFAKPLTDLFITMMGLAAQHANNPAAVKVIYNSLTIICKIFYSLNFQDLPEHFEDNMKSWMENFLGLLTTDNPLLKSDSDEEAGLGEQLKSQICDNISLYASKYDEEFRPYLPQFVTAVWNLLVSTGKEVKYDSLVSNAIGFLSSVAERPHYKDLFADPNILSSICEKVILPNMDFRPSDEELFEDNPEEYIRRDIEGSDVDTRRRAACDLVKALSKSFEAQMTEIFGRYVAVMLESYVQSPEKNWRSKDSAVYLIIALASKGQTARHGTTQTNQLVDLVDFFRTHIVPELQQPNVDRLMVLKADAIKYLMTFRNHLPREAIIVSLKPLVDLLRSPSLVVHSYAANAIDKLLILKGSDGSALIKATDLSGMEQALLANLFHAMTLAGSEENEYIMKAIMRTFSSLQEAVLPYLGHTLVGLNQKLMLVSRNPSKPHFNHYLFETLSLSVRIGCKADRSAVASFEEGFFPSFQEILLQDVQEFVPYVFQILSLMLELRGGQSEVPESYMALFPHLLVPVLWERPANIHPLVRLLQAFIQIGSRQVVASQKLEALLGIFQKLVASKSNDHEGFYLLQSMIEYLPKEALTPFLSKLFVLLFQRLSSSKTTKYVKSIIVFFSLFAIRYSPTELIAVIDAVQPKIFAMVLDRLIVPDVQRVSGTLERKICAVGLARLLCDTPECFTGVYSTFWGPVLGALIGLIELPEDESVPEDEHFVEIVDTPGYQSAFSQLIFVGKKERDPVAEVADPRAYLVQALHRLSTQNPGRVGPMISAALPPGAQNYIQQYLQAANLCLA, from the exons ATGGAGATCAATGATGCAAATTTATCAGAACTATTAGGTCATCTTCAAAAGACGCTATCACCTGATGGAGTTACGAGAAAATCAG CTGAAAAATGCCTTGAAAGCattgaaggaaaacaaaattacccaCTGCTGCTTTTAAATTTGGTGGATAAAGATGGTGTTGACATGACACTGAGAACAGCTGGAGCTGTGACATTCAAGAATTACATTAAACGAAATTGGAAGGTTGAAGAAGATGCAGTAGATAAAATCCATCACTCTGATCGGGAAACTGTCAAACAGTTTATCATCAATTTAATGCTCAAAGCTCCTGAATCTATTCAACGCCAGCTCAGTGACGCTGTTTCAATTATTGGTCGTGAAGATTTTCCTGCAAAATGGCCAAATTTAATTCAAGAAATGGTGGACAAATTTGGCACGGGTGACTTCCACGTTATTAACGGTGTGTTGCATACTGCCCATTCCATCTTTAAACGTTATCGCTACGAGTTTAAGTCTCAAGAATTGTGGACTGAAATCAAATTGGTTTTGGATAACTTTGCCAAGCCACTGACAGACCTGTTTATTACGATGATGGGTTTGGCTGCGCAACATGCTAATAATCCGGCAGCTGTAAAGGTCATCTATAATTCCCTGACCAtcatttgcaaaattttctattcgCTGAATTTTCAAGACTTACCCGAGCATTTTGAAGACAACATGAAATCATGGATGGAAAACTTTCTTGGCCTTCTTACCACCGACAATCCTTTACTGAAGAGTGACAGCGATGAAGAAGCCGGATTAGGTGAACAATTAAAATCACAAATCTGCGATAATATCAGTCTCTACGCTTCGAAATATGATGAAGAATTTCGCCCTTATTTGCCTCAATTTGTCACTGCCGTCTGGAATCTTTTGGTTTCAACCGGCAAAGAG GTCAAGTACGATTCACTCGTTAGTAATGCAATCGGCTTTTTGAGTTCCGTGGCTGAGCGACCACATTACAAAGACCTTTTCGCTGACCCCAATATCCTGAGTTCCATTTGCGAGAAGGTTATTTTGCCCAACATGGATTTCCGGCCATCGGATGAAGAACTCTTTGAGGACAACCCAGAAGAGTACATTCGGCGTGATATCGAAGGTTCTGACGTAGACACTCGACGACGAGCAGCCTGTGACTTAGTCAAAGCCCTTTCAAAATCCTTCGAGGCCCAGATGACGGAAATCTTTGGTCGGTACGTTGCTGTCATGTTGGAGTCGTACGTACAAAGCCCAGAAAAGAATTGGCGGTCAAAGGATTCTGCCGTTTATCTCATCATTGCGTTAGCCTCGAAAGGTCAGACGGCTCGACACGGCACGACTCAAACTAACCAGTTGGTAGATCTTGTGGATTTCTTCCGCACGCACATAGTGCCCGAACTGCAACAACCCAACGTTGACCGGCTCATGGTCTTGAAAGCGGATGCAATCAAATACTTGATGACTTTCCGCAACCACCTACCCCGCGAGGCCATCATTGTCTCGTTGAAACCCTTGGTGGACCTGCTTCGTTCACCGAGTCTGGTCGTTCACTCCTACGCAGCCAATGCCATCGACAAATTGCTTATTCTCAAGGGATCCGATGGATCGGCCTTGATTAAAGCAACTGATTTGTCTGGAATGGAGCAAGCATTGCTGGCAAACTTGTTCCATGCAATGACTCTTGCGGGatcggaagaaaatgaatacatCATGAAGGCCATCATGCGAACCTTTTCGTCGCTACAAGAAGCTGTTTTACCCTATCTAGGTCACACTTTGGTTGGCCTGAATCAAAAGTTAATGTTGGTGTCCCGAAACCCTTCCAAGCCACATTTCAATCACTACCTGTTTGAAACACTTTCGCTGTCGGTTCGCATCGGTTGCAAAGCTGATCGATCAGCCGTCGCTTCCTTTGAAGAAGgattctttccttcttttcagGAAATTTTACTTCAGGACGTACAGGAATTCGTCCCttatgtttttcaaattctttctcTTATGCTTGAGTTGCGCGGTGGGCAGTCTGAAGTGCCTGAATCTTACATGGCTTTATTCCCTCATCTGCTGGTTCCAGTCCTCTGGGAGCGCCCTGCAAACATCCATCCATTAGTGCGTCTCCTTCAAGCCTTTATCCAAATTGGCAGTCGTCAAGTTGTTGCGTCGCAAAAGCTTGAAGCGTTATTAGGCATCTTTCAAAAGCTAGTGGCCAGTAAATCTAATGATCATGAAGGATTTTACCTGCTGCAAAGCATGATTGAATATCTGCCCAAGGAAGCGCTTACGCCTTTCTTGAGTAAACTCTTTGTACTCTTATTCCAGAGGCTTTCATCCTCCAAAACAACGAAGTACGTCAAATCGATCATAGTCTTTTTCTCCTTGTTCGCCATTCGCTACAGTCCCACAGAGTTGATTGCCGTCATAGACGCTGTCCAACCGAAAATCTTCGCCATGGTTCTCGATCGTCTCATAGTACCTGATGTTCAACGCGTGTCGGGCACTTTGGAACGCAAAATTTGCGCCGTTGGACTAGCTCGTCTGCTCTGCGACACTCCCGAATGTTTCACAG GAGTATACAGCACTTTTTGGGGGCCGGTGTTGGGGGCCTTGATTGGCTTGATTGAATTGCCCGAGGACGAGTCTGTGCCAGAGGACGAACACTTTGTTGAAATCGTGGACACACCTGGCTATCAGTCAGCTTTTTCACAGTTGATATTTGTAGGCAAGAAAGAGCGCGACCCAGTCGCCGAAGTAGCCGACCCACGAGCTTATCTCGTTCAAGCACTGCACCGATTATCGACGCAGAATCCTGGTCGAGTCGGTCCCATGATTAGCGCTGCCTTGCCACCGGGGGCTCAAAATTATATTCAGCAGTATCTTCAGGCAGCGAATCTCTGTCTAGCTTGA
- the LOC124188473 gene encoding uncharacterized protein LOC124188473 isoform X1: MATRMLLIICLLYVGLTGAEDIDFGDPNTCTLQNKECQVDLKVDCQSELSGFIQTPNFPTNMNNAQSGKYRLTISSCENSQITLILTDEDFFLGPDTNTFSVGNGLVIGANNIPPELRGSSDGGNELPNGDPTYEYESASNELWMEANLMAYRSNFKIQYNITVLTSNIHNYNETSGNMTSPGYGISYPSQTTEDIHVIDVTDVAGEYVDLLLTVNVLDIAGINGDYITLGPGSEPSVDKSAVVLSWRVTKGVQFLIDGPKAHLVFNVLRPADAEQVSAKGFFISYQVIEKNLTTAAPMTTPMPTSPTPLPFDPDILLTDVVYHTYVGAEASSQLAEILQMYAESSGMLEKGEIVPNLTAVGTVQIVQVENCYHGWNVDMDICGLTHVIVRAFYQKTGETDVTYAFPTEEVKKAVREYGYIHEVVLPEDLANLYWIFVGVVLILIILILIGLLIVWRQKMRRDAKKRRKYHEIKNDNHSVGADSDISITGVGKSSRFEMNSGVDNPNFVIDEQENGRPVMVYDPEKGTFYSRNSHRPTYQVRNVDQGPARSAAVLNVSPITSGFQRQNGSNRDQIANEGNDMSSIMPPLPTVPKRGILKTKSSSSPTNREFPNISSIPMEEMEDVVFDNDTFKNMQQRRYSPASSSSDTITSSSRSSRVNSISTDQQIGSHVLYGITLTDFDSEEEIETNF; encoded by the exons ATGGCGACGAGGATGTTGTTAATAATATGCCTGCTTTATG TGGGATTGACTGGAGCAGAAGATATTGATTTTGGTGACCCGAACACTTGTACTCTTCAAAATAAGGAATGTCAAGTAGACTTGAAGGTAGATTGTCAGAGTGAACTGTCTGGATTTATACAGACTCCCAATTTTCCAACCAATATGAATAATGCCCAATCCGGAAAG TACCGACTAACAATTTCATCGTGTGAAAATTCACAAATTACCTTGATCCTGACGGACGAGGATTTTTTTCTGGGACCAGATACTAACACATTTTCGGTCGGTAACGGTCTTGTAATTGGTGCTAACAATATCCCACCGGAGCTGAGGG GTTCTAGTGACGGTGGAAACGAGCTACCAAATGGTGATCCGACCTATGAGTATGAAAGTGCCTCCAATGAACTGTGGATGGAGGCCAACCTGATGGCATATCGGTCAAACTTCAAAATCCAATACAACATTACAGTCTTGA CTTCAAATATCCACAATTATAACGAAACGTCAGGAAATATGACTTCTCCCGGTTATGGAATATCTTACCCATCTCAAACAACAGAAGATATACATGTGATTGATGTCACAGATGTGGCAGGGGAATATGTGGACCTGTTACTCACAGTTAATGTACTGGACATTGCAGGCATCAACGGGGACTACATCACACTTGGACCTG GGTCGGAACCTTCGGTTGATAAGAGCGCAGTTGTCCTCTCGTGGCGTGTTACCAAAGGAgttcaatttttgattgatggaCCTAAAGCtcatttagtttttaatgttttacgACCCGCCGACGCTGAACAGGTTTCCGcaaaaggatttttcatcTCCTACCAAGTGATTG aaaagaatttgacaACAGCAGCGCCCATGACCACACCTATGCCTACAAGCCCCACGCCTTTGCCATTTGATCCAGATATCCTTTTAACTGATGTCGTCTACCACACATATGTGGGCGCCGAAGCATCTTCACAGCTGGCAGAAATTTTGCAGATGTATGCCGAGTCATCTGGAATGCTGGAAAAAGGCGAAATAGTTCCTAATTTAAC TGCTGTCGGTACTGTCCAAATAGTTCAAGTTGAGAACTGTTATCATGGATGGAATGTCGATATGGACATCTGCGGTCTGACGCATGTGATTGTCCGCGCGTTTTACCAAAAAACAGGAGAGACTGATGTCACTTACGCCTTTCCGAccgaagaagtaaaaaaagctGTAAGGGAGTATGGCTACATTCACGAAGTCGTCCTGCCAGAAGACTTGGCCAACTTGTACTGGATCTTTGTTGGTGTCGTCCTcattctaattattttaatcctCATTGGGTTATTAATTGTCTGGCGGCAAAAAATGCGTCGTGACGCTAAAAa GCGAAGAAAGtatcacgaaataaaaaatgataatcatTCCGTAGGTGCCGACAGTGACATTTCTATCACAGGCGTTGGCAAATCAAGTCGCTTCGAAATGAATTCTGGTGTTGATAATCCAAATTTCGTTATTGAC GAACAAGAAAATGGTCGCCCCGTAATGGTTTACGATCCGGAGAAAGGAACATTTTATTCGCGAAACAGTCACAGACCTACTTATCAAGTAAGAAATGTGGATCAGGGACCAGCTCGATCAGCGGCTGTACTGAATGTTTCACCCATCACCAGCGGTTTCCAACGGCAGAATGGAAGCAATAGAGATCAAATAGCGAATGAGGGAAACGATATGTCATCTATCATGCCACCACTTCCCACCGTACCTAAACGTGGAATCTTGAAGACTAAATCTAGCAGCAGTCCGACCAACCGCGAGTTTCCCAACATTTCTTCTATTCCAATGGAAGAGATGGAAGATGTTGTATTCGACAACGATACCTTTAAAAACATGCAACAACGTCGATACTCTCCTGCGTCTTCATCGTCGGATACGATAACATCTTCATCAAGGTCTAGTAGAGTGAACTCCATCTCCACGGATCAACA GATTGGATCACATGTTTTGTACGGTATCACATTGACGGATTTTgattcagaagaagaaattgaaactaatttttaa
- the LOC124188470 gene encoding stromal membrane-associated protein 1-like, with product MSSPVSRTEKEKQKLIQEKCQTILASMLRDEDNKYCVDCDAKGPRWASWNLGIFLCIRCAGIHRNLGVHISRVKSVNLDSWTPEQVVSLQQMGNSRARAVYEANLPDSFRRPQTDSTLESFIRAKYEAKKHIAKEWVCPPPVKVSWDAEIEMEMKRKKEAKRKTNGSPATTLEFPPSQSSSRTPRTAESTSTISSTSSSAVKEVSLPAPIEVPSLPAPTKTSSAAQDLLGLDTAINSSTGNDLFGGLLTTPVPAATNNGSTNNVMGGASKNADEDSFFNQKTPSTTEKRTLDKNSIMALYNQGGATTSAAVPPMQNMFASQGVYSTPQPSYIPNPSMNQSAFGSSPSMNQTSGMMAGNFNPLMQQQQQPAQGNMFSSPMFSTNGAIPQTGSGQMGQLSQQLNGLNFGGPTVHNPMMSAANTANLVPGMMMMGNMSMNPAMAANNSNPYNMFMGLQPAPQQQQQQQQSHTNTLSTNLWQ from the exons ATGTCGAGTCCCGTGTCCAGaaccgaaaaggaaaaacagaagCTAATTCAAGAGAAATGCCAGACAATTTTAGCCTCGATGTTACGTGATGAAGACAACAAATATTGCGTCGACTGTGATGCCAaag GACCAAGATGGGCTTCATGGAATCTTGGAATTTTCCTATGTATCCGTTGTGCAGGAATTCATCGGAACTTGGGGGTGCACATATCTAGAG TTAAATCAGTCAATTTAGATTCGTGGACCCCAGAACAAGTAGTT TCCCTGCAGCAAATGGGAAATAGCCGAGCAAGGGCAGTGTATGAAGCCAACCTTCCTGATAGTTTTCGAAGGCCACAGACAGATTCAACCCTGGAGAGTTTCATAAGAGCGAAATATGAAGCTAAAAAACACATAGCCAA AGAATGGGTTTGTCCACCGCCAGTGAAGGTGTCATGGGATGCCGAgattgaaatggaaatgaaacgaaaaaaggaagcCAAACGCAAGACCAATGGAAGTCCTGCCACCACTCTCGAGTTTCCTCCTAGCCAATCGTCGTCACGCACTCCTCGGACTGCTGAATCGACGTCGACAATCAGTTCAACTTCCTCATCAGCGGTAAAAGAAGTTAGCCTACCGGCTCCGATCGAAGTGCCATCCCTACCTGCACCTACCAAAACTAGCTCGGCCGCTCAAGACCTATTAGGATTAG ATACGGCAATCAACAGCTCAACAGGGAATGATTTATTTGGTGGATTATTAACGACACCTGTACCAGCTGCCACTAATAATGGTAGTACTAACAATGTAATGGGAGGAGCCTCGAAAAATGCCGACGAAGACAGTTTTTTCAACCAGAAAACACCCAGTACAACGGAGAAACGAACATTGGACAAGAATTCAATTATGGCCCTATATAACCAGGGCGGTGCAACCACTTCTGCTGCTGTTCCACCTATGCAAAATATGTTTGCTTCTCAAG GAGTTTATTCGACTCCTCAACCGTCATACATACCCAATCCTTCAATGAATCAATCGGCATTTGGATCGTCTCCGTCAATGAATCAAACAAGCGGCATGATGGCCGGCAATTTCAATCCGCttatgcaacagcagcaacagccagcGCAGGGCAACATGTTTTCTAGTCCAATGTTTTCAACGAACGGCGCGATACCTCAAACAGGATCAGGGCAAATGGGTCAACTATCCCAACAGTTGAACGGGTTGAACTTTGGCGGCCCAACCGTGCATAATCCAATGATGTCTGCTGCTAATACTGCGAATTTAGTCCCTG gtatgatgatgatgggtaACATGTCGATGAATCCTGCCATGGCTGCTAACAACAGCAATCCCTACAACATGTTTATGGGACTGCAGCCGGCcccacagcaacagcaacagcagcaacaatccCACACCAATACCTTGTCCACCAATTTGTGGCAGTGA
- the LOC124188474 gene encoding E3 ubiquitin-protein ligase Siah1-like isoform X2, translated as MPKNNSKFYTELIRTFPTSCSDSNLRMSFLKQEGSKSRSSISSISSSTSTLGSGSVSGSTVASSADLASFFECPVCFEYVLPPILQCPSGHLVCSNCRPKLTCCPTCRGPLGNIRNLAMEKVASTVSFPCKFSTSGCQFTMLHTAKGDHEETCEYRPYSCPCPGASCKWQGALEQVMPHLLNQHRSITTLQGEDIVFLATDIALPGAVDWVMMQSCFGHHFMLVLEKQEKYDGLQQFFAIVQLIGTRKQADNFAYRLELSGHRRRLTWEATPRSIHEGVSSAILNSDCLVFDTSIAQLFAENGNLGINVTISMC; from the exons ATGCCTAAAAACAACAGTAAATTCTATACTGAATTAATAAGAACGTTTCCAACATCCTGCAGTGATTCTAATCTCAG GATGAGTTTTCTCAAGCAAGAAGGTTCCAAAAGTCGTTCAAGTATTTCAAGTATTTCTTCATCCACATCCACACTTGGCTCTGGATCAGTCTCTGGTTCTACAGTAGCTTCCTCAGCAGACTTGGCTAGCTTCTTTGAATGCCCAGTTTGTTTCGAGTATGTTCTTCCACCAATCCTACAATGCCCAAGTGGTCATCTG GTCTGTTCCAACTGTAGACCAAAACTCACCTGCTGCCCAACCTGCAGAGGACCCTTAG GCAATATAAGAAATTTAGCTATGGAAAAAGTGGCTTCCacagtttcttttccttgcAAATTTTCTACTTCTGGATGCCAGTTTACAATGTTGCACACAGCTAAAGGAGATCATGAAGAGACTTGTGAATATCGACCTTATTCTTGTCCGTGTCCGGGGGCGTCCTGTAAATGGCAAGGAGCTTTAGAGCAAGTAATGCCCCATTTGCTCAATCAACATCGATCTATCACGACTCTCCAAG gagaagatattgtttttttagcaACAGATATCGCACTCCCCGGCGCCGTCGACTGGGTTATGATGCAATCTTGTTTTGGTCACCATTTTATGCTAGTGCTggaaaagcaagaaaaataTGACGGGTTGCAACAATTTTTTGCTATCGTCCAATTGATTGGCACAAGAAAGCAGGCCGATAACTTTGCCTACAG ATTGGAATTGAGCGGTCACCGTCGACGGTTAACGTGGGAAGCGACGCCACGATCCATTCACGAAGGCGTATCTTCCGCCATTCTAAACTCGGACTGCCTCGTTTTTGACACCTCTATCGCCCAGTTGTTTGCTGAAAACGGCAATTTGGGTATCAATGTTACCATTTCTATGTGTTAA